One segment of Panicum virgatum strain AP13 chromosome 1K, P.virgatum_v5, whole genome shotgun sequence DNA contains the following:
- the LOC120653814 gene encoding F-box/FBD/LRR-repeat protein At1g13570-like: MPSPVQGKHPRTTPLSPAIPDGTDHLSSLPVEMTEEILRRLSLDDAVRTSALAKPWRYRWAECPGFKLVFVAEDPPAAVDAVLAGYACNVSYAQLDVAPESNGKVDGWIRALAAKGIRCLVLCFTLVLSMRWLPVPASLFSCRELTSLLLKSCEIPALRSSSDGFPNLLALELDDVNFWENGQKTFEALIARSPLLRSLRIMFPSINGEDDGGNYSEWTIRAPNLRILSMGAWQDCGWRLDDLPLIEEACIHLEGNELPRILPALTRVENLSVEGIMGHTNELQFIKFLMSKATVLEEIEIYVHDDSPMSIEVVSDELSQYKKASLQAGIIVNRYVDYNNIDETDDDEEP; encoded by the exons ATGCCGTCGCCGGTTCAGGGCAAGCACCCACGGACGACGCCGCTGTCTCCGGCCATCCCCGATGGGACGGACCACCTGAGCTCCCTCCCAGTCGAGATGACCGAGGAGATCCTCCGGCGCCTGTCCCTTGACGACGCCGTCCGCACCTCCGCCTTGGCGAAGCCCTGGCGCTATCGCTGGGCCGAGTGCCCCGGCTTCAAGCTCGTGTTCGTCGCCGAAGATCCACCGGCTGCTGTAGATGCCGTCCTCGCCGGGTACGCCTGCAATGTCTCCTATGCCCAGCTTGACGTCGCGCCAGAGTCCAACGGCAAGGTGGACGGCTGGATCCGCGCCCTCGCTGCCAAGGGTATACGGTGCCTGGTCCTGTGCTTCACTCTTGTGCTCTCCATGAGATGGCTCCCTGTCCCCGCCTCGCTCTTCTCCTGCCGCGAGCTGACCTCACTGCTGCTCAAGAGCTGCGAAATCCCAGCCCTGCGGTCTTCCTCTGACGGCTTCCCAAACCTTTTGGCACTCGAGCTGGATGATGTCAACTTTTGGGAGAACGGGCAGAAGACATTTGAGGCACTGATTGCCAGGTCCCCATTGTTGAGGTCTCTTCGCATCATGTTCCCGTCGATCAACGGAGAAGATGATGGGGGAAACTACAGTGAGTGGACGATAAGGGCTCCAAACCTCAGAATCCTCAGTATGGGCGCATGGCAGGACTGTGGGTGGAGGCTAGATGATCTTCCACTCATCGAGGAAGCATGTATTCACCTGGAAGGCAATGAGTTGCCAAGGATCCTACCAGCGCTGACAAGAGTAGAGAACCTTTCTGTGGAA GGAATCATGGGCCACACAAATGAGTTGCAGTTCATAAAGTTTCTTATGTCAAAAGCAACAGTACTTGAAGAAATTGAAATTTATGTACATGATGATAGCCCAATGTCTATTGAGGTTGTTTCTGATGAGTTGTCTCAGTATAAAAAAGCTTCTCTACAAGCAGGGATTATTGTCAATCG TTATGTTGATTATAATAACATTGATGAAACTGACGATGATGAAGAaccttga